In one Hymenobacter sp. DG25B genomic region, the following are encoded:
- the dnaE gene encoding DNA polymerase III subunit alpha encodes MLPALMAENTLPMPVFSHLHSHTQYSLLDGQASISALMKKAQADGMPAVALTDHGNMFGAFNFVAEANKYNVKPIVGCEFYLVEDRHKKSFSREKGERDVRHHQLLLAKDQAGYQNLAKLCSMSFIEGVYSKYPRIDKELLLQYHEGLIATSCCIGAEIPQALLWKSEEEAEKMLQWWLDVFGDDYYLEIQRHGLKNIDNTGKSQEDLNQVLLRWAQKYNIKVICTNDSHYVEQTDFAPHDILLCVNTGEEHSIPVGDFQTKYFRLMSQEKKVLYDHLDNLRPLASSDDQIRRQLMRIDEEAQMPKPRARFGFPNDQFYFKTQEEMNRLFRDVPESVDNTNEIVDKITPPKLQRDILLPNFPLPPEHPTADAFLRYLTYKGAFEGPKRRYSERTPEIEERLDYELRVIETMGFAGYFLITQDFINHGRNIGVAVGPGRGSAAGSAVAYCIGITNIDPIKYSLLFERFLNPERVSMPDIDIDFDDVNRQKVIDYVVDKYGKTQVAQIITFGTMAAKSSIKDVARAMDLPLPQANDLVKMVPDQVGTTLTKAFAENQELDMIRRDEAPDNLRGQILRLATQLEGSVRNTGIHAAGVIIAPDDITKYIPVSTSKDSDLLVTQFDGKVIESAGMLKMDFLGLKTLTIIVDAINLIEQNHGIKIDIDEIPIDDPKTYELYQRGDTIGTFQFESEGMRMYLKDLKPTNIEDLIAMNALYRPGPMQFIPNFINRKHGREAVEYPHELLEPILNYSQGIMVYQEQIMQAAQILAGYSLGGADLLRRAMGKKDMKKMAQEREKFVEGAKKLHNIPAKKASEVFDVMEKFAAYGFNRSHSAAYSVVAYQTGYLKANYPAEYMAAVLTNNMGDIKKVTFFIEEARKQGVPVLGPDVNESILKFNVNKQGQIRFGMAAVKGAGEAAIESIVQERGKKGPFTDIFDFSKRVNLRAVNKKTFESLALSGAFDSFERYHRRQFLEAPAGDQNLIEKAVKMGQQFQADQDSAQQSLFGGGAFGAVAMPLPKVADMEPWAATEVLRREKEVIGFYLSGHPLDDFKLEIDSYCTCGLDKVESYKNREVTVAGLITNVLFKTTKTGQPFVSFTVEDYESSLNLALFRDDYTRFSSIINPRNYDKEQVPPMYIRGKYAQRFRDSDQFEFKILTMEPLFNVAEKLANGVRVQLDLRTITEPFMDRFMEAVEGCAGSKKLEIKFAEPHEHMTVDMYSRRYRIEPKEFIRKMREMEIEACQLI; translated from the coding sequence ATGCTTCCCGCCCTAATGGCGGAAAACACCTTGCCCATGCCCGTTTTCTCGCACCTCCACAGCCACACGCAATACTCCCTTCTCGATGGTCAGGCCAGCATATCGGCGTTGATGAAGAAGGCCCAGGCCGATGGGATGCCTGCCGTGGCCCTCACTGACCACGGCAACATGTTTGGCGCCTTCAACTTTGTGGCCGAGGCGAATAAGTACAACGTGAAGCCCATTGTGGGCTGCGAGTTTTACCTGGTAGAAGACCGCCACAAAAAGAGCTTTAGCCGGGAAAAGGGTGAGCGGGATGTGCGCCATCACCAGCTGCTGCTGGCCAAGGACCAGGCCGGCTACCAGAACCTGGCCAAGCTTTGCTCCATGAGCTTTATTGAAGGCGTGTACAGTAAGTATCCGCGTATTGATAAGGAGTTGCTGCTGCAGTACCATGAGGGCCTGATTGCTACTTCCTGCTGCATTGGCGCTGAGATTCCGCAGGCTTTGCTCTGGAAATCAGAAGAAGAAGCGGAGAAAATGCTGCAGTGGTGGCTGGATGTGTTTGGCGACGACTACTATCTGGAGATTCAGCGCCACGGGCTCAAGAACATCGACAACACCGGCAAAAGTCAGGAAGACCTCAACCAGGTATTGCTGCGCTGGGCCCAGAAATACAACATCAAGGTTATCTGCACCAACGACTCCCACTACGTGGAGCAGACCGACTTTGCCCCGCACGATATTCTGCTGTGCGTGAATACCGGCGAGGAACACAGCATTCCGGTAGGCGACTTTCAGACCAAGTATTTCCGCCTGATGTCGCAGGAGAAAAAGGTGCTGTATGACCACTTGGACAACCTGCGCCCCCTGGCCAGCTCCGACGACCAGATTCGGCGGCAGCTGATGCGTATTGATGAGGAAGCCCAGATGCCCAAGCCCCGCGCCCGCTTCGGCTTCCCCAACGACCAGTTCTACTTCAAGACCCAGGAGGAAATGAACCGCCTGTTCCGGGACGTGCCGGAAAGCGTAGACAACACCAATGAAATTGTAGATAAAATCACGCCGCCCAAGCTGCAGCGTGATATTCTGCTCCCCAACTTCCCCCTGCCTCCGGAGCACCCCACGGCCGACGCTTTCCTGCGCTACCTCACTTATAAAGGTGCTTTTGAAGGCCCCAAACGGCGCTATTCGGAGCGCACGCCGGAAATTGAGGAGCGCCTGGACTACGAGTTGCGCGTGATTGAAACCATGGGTTTCGCAGGCTACTTCCTCATCACCCAGGACTTTATCAACCACGGCCGCAACATTGGCGTGGCCGTGGGCCCGGGCCGGGGCTCGGCGGCGGGCTCGGCGGTGGCCTACTGCATCGGCATCACCAACATCGACCCGATAAAGTATTCGCTGCTGTTTGAGCGTTTCCTGAATCCGGAGCGGGTGTCCATGCCCGATATTGATATTGACTTTGACGACGTGAACCGTCAGAAAGTCATTGACTATGTGGTGGATAAGTACGGCAAAACGCAGGTGGCCCAGATTATCACCTTCGGTACCATGGCCGCCAAGTCCAGCATTAAGGACGTGGCCCGCGCCATGGATTTGCCCCTGCCCCAGGCCAACGACCTGGTGAAGATGGTGCCCGACCAGGTAGGCACTACCCTGACTAAAGCCTTTGCCGAAAACCAGGAGCTGGATATGATCCGGCGCGACGAGGCCCCGGATAACCTGCGCGGCCAGATTCTGCGCCTGGCCACCCAGCTGGAAGGCTCAGTACGCAACACCGGCATTCACGCTGCGGGCGTTATCATTGCCCCCGACGACATCACCAAGTACATTCCCGTTTCCACTTCCAAGGACTCGGACCTGCTGGTGACGCAGTTCGATGGCAAGGTGATTGAGAGTGCCGGGATGCTGAAGATGGACTTCCTGGGGCTGAAAACCCTGACCATCATCGTGGATGCCATCAACCTGATTGAGCAGAACCACGGCATCAAAATCGACATCGACGAAATTCCGATTGACGACCCGAAAACCTACGAGCTGTACCAGCGCGGTGATACCATTGGTACGTTCCAGTTCGAGTCGGAGGGTATGCGCATGTACCTCAAGGACCTCAAGCCCACCAACATTGAGGACCTGATTGCCATGAACGCCCTGTACCGGCCGGGCCCCATGCAGTTTATCCCGAACTTCATTAACCGCAAGCACGGCCGCGAAGCGGTGGAATACCCCCACGAGCTGCTGGAGCCCATTCTGAACTACTCCCAGGGCATTATGGTGTACCAGGAGCAGATTATGCAGGCCGCGCAGATTCTGGCCGGCTACTCCCTGGGTGGCGCCGATTTGCTGCGCCGCGCCATGGGTAAGAAGGATATGAAAAAGATGGCCCAGGAGCGGGAAAAGTTTGTGGAAGGCGCCAAGAAGCTGCACAACATCCCCGCCAAGAAAGCCTCTGAGGTGTTCGACGTGATGGAGAAGTTTGCGGCCTACGGCTTCAACCGCTCCCACTCCGCTGCCTACTCCGTGGTGGCCTACCAGACCGGCTACCTGAAGGCCAACTACCCCGCCGAGTACATGGCGGCGGTGCTCACCAATAACATGGGCGACATCAAGAAGGTGACGTTCTTTATTGAGGAAGCCCGCAAGCAGGGCGTGCCCGTACTGGGTCCCGATGTGAACGAATCTATCCTGAAGTTCAACGTGAACAAGCAGGGGCAGATTCGTTTTGGCATGGCGGCGGTGAAGGGCGCCGGCGAAGCAGCCATTGAAAGCATTGTGCAGGAGCGTGGCAAAAAGGGCCCGTTCACAGATATTTTCGACTTCTCGAAGCGGGTGAACCTGCGGGCTGTGAATAAGAAGACGTTTGAAAGCCTGGCTTTATCAGGTGCTTTTGACTCGTTTGAGCGCTACCACCGCCGGCAGTTTCTGGAAGCGCCGGCCGGCGACCAGAACCTGATTGAAAAGGCGGTAAAAATGGGCCAGCAATTCCAGGCCGACCAGGACTCGGCGCAGCAAAGCCTGTTTGGCGGTGGTGCCTTTGGGGCCGTAGCCATGCCGCTGCCCAAAGTGGCCGACATGGAGCCCTGGGCAGCCACCGAGGTACTACGCCGCGAGAAGGAGGTAATAGGCTTTTACCTCTCGGGCCACCCGCTGGATGACTTTAAGCTGGAAATTGACTCCTACTGCACCTGTGGGCTGGACAAAGTGGAGAGCTACAAAAACCGCGAGGTAACGGTGGCGGGTTTGATTACCAACGTGCTGTTCAAGACCACCAAGACGGGTCAGCCCTTTGTGTCGTTCACGGTGGAAGACTACGAATCCTCCCTGAACCTGGCGCTCTTCCGCGACGATTATACCCGTTTCAGCAGCATCATTAACCCCCGCAACTACGACAAGGAGCAGGTGCCGCCCATGTATATCCGGGGCAAGTACGCCCAGCGCTTCCGCGACTCCGACCAGTTTGAATTCAAGATTCTGACCATGGAGCCGCTGTTTAACGTGGCCGAAAAGCTGGCCAACGGCGTGCGCGTGCAGTTGGACCTGCGCACCATTACGGAGCCGTTTATGGACCGTTTTATGGAGGCTGTGGAAGGCTGTGCGGGCTCCAAGAAGCTGGAAATTAAGTTTGCCGAGCCCCACGAACATATGACCGTGGATATGTACTCGCGCCGCTACCGCATCGAGCCCAAAGAGTTTATCCGGAAGATGCGGGAAATGGAGATTGAGGCCTGCCAGCTGATTTAG
- a CDS encoding LysM peptidoglycan-binding domain-containing protein, whose product MRFSPRFFLLFTGLSAATLSAQAQQPAPASAPSVAAPITLPALSEDSVRVMTGLVQTSVRQLHNIYFEPNDARAVQLIEAALVEVPALNKRLSFYTASLPREQQHLLAQRLRQQPWQVEIQTLQRSPQYRDFNARAAKNPALKTAFERLQAAGFMGTAKPAVAAANLTAPTTAPAPKVAATANATAPAPVKAATAVSAPPKSGVAVNPVPKAQQTAPAVIKPTATNAAGTKPVATKAAPVKATAAPQEAPTKPAVLNTAASTPAATSMPVVKRHTVVKGETLFGICRQYHVKPAQMRAWNHKTEDGVKIGEVLLINAVL is encoded by the coding sequence ATGCGTTTTTCTCCCCGCTTCTTTCTGCTTTTTACTGGTCTGTCGGCGGCTACGCTGTCGGCGCAGGCCCAGCAGCCGGCCCCGGCTTCTGCTCCTTCGGTGGCGGCCCCAATTACTTTACCGGCCCTCTCCGAAGACTCTGTGCGTGTGATGACGGGACTGGTGCAGACCAGCGTGCGGCAGTTACACAATATTTATTTTGAGCCGAATGATGCCCGCGCGGTGCAGCTGATTGAAGCCGCTTTGGTAGAAGTGCCTGCCCTGAATAAGCGCCTGAGCTTTTACACCGCCAGCCTGCCCCGCGAGCAGCAGCACCTACTGGCCCAGCGCCTGCGCCAGCAGCCCTGGCAGGTGGAGATCCAAACCCTGCAGCGCAGCCCCCAGTACCGGGATTTCAACGCAAGAGCAGCCAAAAACCCGGCCCTTAAAACCGCCTTTGAGCGGCTGCAGGCCGCCGGTTTCATGGGCACTGCCAAACCAGCCGTGGCAGCCGCTAACCTGACTGCACCCACCACTGCGCCCGCTCCCAAAGTGGCGGCTACTGCTAACGCCACCGCACCGGCGCCGGTGAAAGCAGCTACAGCTGTTTCCGCCCCCCCCAAGTCCGGGGTTGCCGTTAACCCCGTGCCGAAAGCTCAGCAAACTGCGCCCGCTGTTATTAAACCTACTGCCACCAATGCGGCCGGCACTAAGCCAGTGGCCACCAAGGCCGCGCCGGTGAAAGCCACGGCCGCGCCCCAGGAAGCGCCAACTAAACCGGCCGTTTTAAACACTGCTGCCAGTACTCCTGCTGCTACTTCTATGCCGGTAGTAAAGCGGCATACCGTAGTGAAAGGCGAGACGCTGTTTGGTATTTGCCGGCAGTACCATGTGAAACCCGCGCAAATGCGCGCCTGGAATCATAAAACGGAGGATGGCGTGAAGATTGGGGAAGTGTTACTGATCAACGCTGTTTTATAG
- a CDS encoding TonB-dependent receptor, with the protein MQKSVYLFLVLVFSAFTTAFAQTGSVSGRIVDGADQTPLGGANVVLIHLPDSVKQGTAADASGNFTLANVAPGPYVLSASFLGYQTLRRTVQVGSQPVVLGPVVLRAGGITLKNVEVVGRAAAAVQKGDTAQYSAKAFKTNPDADAQDLITKMPGVTVVDGKVQAQGEDVRQVLVDGKQFFGDDASAVLKNIPAEVIDKIEVFDKKSEQAQFSGIDDGNAAKTINIVTKAEFRNGQFGRISVGGGPERYRASGNINSFQGDRRISVVAQSNNVNEQNFGTEDLLGVVGNSQQGGRRGGGGGGPRGGGGGRRGGQGGGGANDFLTNQNNGINTTHALGINYADKWGQKLEVTGSYFFNRNNNDLGSNTFRQYILPSAADQNYTENSISNSHNTNHRLNFRLDYKIDSMNSLLWRPRFSYQLNDGRNNLLGQTLNGETPVSNLTSNYGSKYNGINFNNDLLFRHRFGKPGRTLSISAGTGYNDKNGTSTLVTTNSTLADANLDQFSRLTQSGWNLASSINYSEPLTRQDFLQASYDLRYAPSNSDKRTYNLNEDSQSYTIPDTALSNVFTNAYLTQALGTSYRRQTKQFQAMVGVSVQRATLSRDQEFPLISTGKYTFLNALPTAMLQYKLTQQKNLRLNYRTNTSPPSISQLQEVVNNANPLQLTTGNPALKQEYQHNLFLRYSAAKPEKSTNFFALIGGSYTQNPISNSTLISTRDSVLNESVTLPAGAQLTRPVNLDRQFSLRSFLNYGVPLTVIKSNLNLNASATYSRTPGLINGALNYAQTPALGAGVVLSSNISEKLDFTLSSNSNLSFVRNTLQQQLNTNYFVQNSRARLNWIIGNGITVASDVTHQANRGLTAGFNQQYVLWNASLGKKLFAKQQGELKLYAFDLLGQNRSIQRNTTETYIEDVRTDILQRYFMLMFTYNLRNTGRGPAPARP; encoded by the coding sequence ATGCAAAAATCTGTTTACCTCTTTCTAGTTCTTGTTTTTTCCGCCTTCACTACGGCTTTTGCGCAAACCGGCTCCGTGAGCGGGCGCATAGTAGATGGCGCCGACCAAACGCCGCTCGGCGGGGCTAACGTGGTGCTAATTCACCTGCCCGATTCCGTAAAACAAGGCACCGCCGCCGATGCCAGCGGCAATTTCACTTTGGCTAATGTGGCGCCGGGCCCTTATGTGCTGTCGGCCTCTTTTCTGGGGTATCAAACGCTGCGCCGCACCGTGCAGGTAGGCAGCCAGCCGGTGGTGCTGGGGCCGGTGGTGCTACGCGCCGGGGGCATTACGCTTAAAAATGTGGAGGTAGTGGGCCGGGCCGCCGCGGCCGTGCAAAAGGGCGATACCGCCCAGTACAGCGCCAAGGCCTTTAAAACCAACCCCGATGCCGATGCCCAGGACCTGATTACCAAAATGCCCGGCGTAACGGTGGTAGATGGCAAGGTGCAGGCGCAGGGCGAAGACGTGCGCCAGGTGCTGGTAGATGGCAAGCAGTTTTTTGGCGATGATGCCAGCGCCGTGCTCAAGAATATTCCGGCCGAGGTAATTGATAAGATTGAGGTCTTCGACAAGAAAAGCGAGCAGGCCCAGTTCTCGGGTATTGATGATGGCAACGCGGCCAAAACTATCAACATCGTCACCAAGGCGGAATTCCGCAACGGGCAGTTTGGGCGCATCAGCGTGGGCGGCGGACCGGAGCGGTACCGGGCCAGCGGCAACATCAACTCCTTCCAGGGCGACCGGCGCATTTCCGTGGTGGCGCAGTCCAATAACGTGAACGAGCAGAACTTTGGCACCGAGGATTTGCTGGGCGTGGTGGGCAACTCCCAGCAGGGCGGCCGGCGCGGCGGTGGCGGTGGGGGCCCCCGGGGCGGTGGGGGTGGCCGACGCGGAGGCCAGGGCGGTGGCGGCGCCAACGACTTTCTGACCAACCAGAACAACGGCATCAATACCACGCACGCGCTGGGCATTAACTACGCCGATAAATGGGGCCAGAAGTTGGAAGTAACCGGCAGCTACTTTTTCAACCGCAACAACAACGACCTGGGCAGCAACACCTTCCGCCAATATATTCTTCCCTCGGCCGCCGACCAGAACTACACGGAAAACTCCATCAGCAACAGCCACAACACCAACCATCGGCTCAACTTCCGGCTGGACTACAAGATTGACTCCATGAACTCGCTGCTGTGGCGGCCGCGTTTCTCCTATCAGCTTAACGATGGCCGCAACAACCTGCTGGGCCAGACGCTGAACGGTGAAACGCCGGTGAGCAACCTCACCAGCAATTATGGCTCTAAATACAACGGCATCAACTTCAACAATGATCTGCTGTTTCGCCACCGCTTTGGCAAGCCCGGCCGCACGCTTTCCATTAGCGCTGGCACGGGCTACAACGATAAGAATGGCACCAGCACCCTTGTTACTACCAACTCCACGCTAGCCGATGCCAACCTGGACCAGTTCTCCCGCCTCACACAGAGCGGCTGGAATCTGGCTTCCAGCATCAACTATTCCGAGCCGCTTACCAGGCAGGACTTCCTGCAGGCCAGCTACGATTTGCGCTACGCACCCAGCAACTCCGACAAGCGCACCTATAACCTGAACGAGGACAGCCAGAGCTATACTATTCCCGATACGGCCCTGAGCAACGTGTTTACCAACGCCTACCTCACGCAGGCACTGGGCACCAGCTACCGCCGCCAGACCAAGCAGTTTCAGGCCATGGTGGGCGTATCCGTGCAGCGGGCCACGCTTAGCCGCGACCAGGAATTTCCGCTAATTTCCACCGGGAAGTATACCTTCCTGAACGCTCTGCCCACGGCCATGCTGCAGTACAAGCTCACGCAGCAGAAAAACCTGCGCCTGAACTACCGCACCAACACTTCCCCACCCAGCATCAGCCAGCTGCAGGAAGTAGTGAACAATGCGAATCCGCTGCAGCTCACTACCGGCAACCCGGCCCTGAAGCAGGAGTATCAGCACAACCTGTTCCTGCGCTATTCGGCAGCAAAACCCGAGAAATCCACCAACTTCTTTGCGCTGATTGGCGGATCGTACACGCAAAACCCCATCAGTAACAGCACGCTTATTTCTACCCGGGACAGTGTGCTGAATGAAAGCGTAACGCTGCCGGCCGGTGCCCAGCTTACGCGCCCCGTAAACCTGGACAGGCAGTTCTCCTTGCGCTCCTTCCTGAACTACGGCGTGCCGCTGACCGTCATCAAATCCAACCTGAATCTGAACGCCTCGGCCACGTATTCGCGCACGCCGGGCTTGATTAATGGGGCGCTCAACTACGCGCAAACGCCGGCCCTGGGCGCGGGCGTGGTACTCAGCAGCAACATCAGCGAGAAGCTGGACTTCACTTTGTCCTCTAATTCCAACCTGAGCTTTGTGCGCAACACCCTGCAGCAGCAGCTGAACACCAATTACTTTGTGCAGAACTCGCGGGCCCGCCTGAACTGGATTATTGGCAATGGCATTACCGTGGCCTCCGACGTGACGCACCAGGCCAACCGGGGACTGACGGCCGGCTTCAACCAGCAGTATGTGCTCTGGAATGCCAGCCTGGGCAAAAAGCTGTTTGCCAAACAGCAGGGTGAGCTGAAGCTGTACGCCTTCGACTTGCTGGGCCAGAACCGCAGCATTCAGCGCAATACTACGGAAACCTATATTGAGGACGTGCGCACCGATATTCTGCAGCGGTATTTCATGCTGATGTTTACCTACAACCTGCGCAATACCGGCCGCGGCCCGGCGCCGGCCCGGCCCTAA
- a CDS encoding DUF4249 domain-containing protein has product MCLTGCLDPFEPDVKGGQSLLVVDGHINSQGVTTIRLSRSIDLAQKSAAPVESNATMYIEDEAGTRYLLRETKPGTYASDTLDLPARQRVRLHFTTAKQREYASDYTPVKTTPAIDSVSWRLANGGVQIAVNTHDDTQQSGYYRWDYEETWEFTSAFVSRIELKAGQLTTRFEDIYHCWATENSPAIKLGSTKKLSQDVVSELPLTLLPSNSTKLQRKYSILVKQYALTAEEYGYWELLRKNTENIGTLFDPLPSQLTGNVHCLTDASEIIIGFVGAQTMSERRIFIDTGQLPRNWSFATGYETCVLDTLYRPHENPPPKIKPIPTQFFANVSYTPIEEYYIDGDPYVYYLYSSTDCVDCRKRGTNVKPSFWP; this is encoded by the coding sequence GTGTGTTTAACAGGATGCCTGGATCCATTTGAGCCAGATGTGAAAGGCGGCCAGTCGCTTTTGGTGGTAGATGGGCATATCAATAGCCAGGGCGTAACCACCATCCGCCTTTCCCGCAGCATAGATCTGGCGCAGAAAAGCGCGGCTCCCGTAGAAAGCAATGCTACGATGTACATTGAAGATGAAGCGGGCACGCGGTACCTGCTGCGGGAGACCAAACCGGGTACGTATGCATCGGACACCCTGGACCTGCCCGCCCGCCAGCGGGTACGGCTGCATTTTACCACGGCCAAGCAGCGGGAATATGCCTCGGACTATACCCCGGTGAAAACTACCCCCGCCATCGATTCTGTCTCCTGGCGTCTTGCCAATGGGGGCGTACAAATAGCTGTGAATACCCATGATGACACCCAGCAGTCGGGCTATTACCGCTGGGATTATGAGGAAACCTGGGAGTTTACGTCCGCTTTTGTTTCGCGCATCGAACTCAAGGCCGGGCAACTGACCACGCGCTTCGAAGACATTTACCACTGCTGGGCCACAGAAAACTCCCCGGCTATCAAGCTGGGCTCTACCAAAAAGCTGAGCCAGGATGTAGTCTCCGAGCTTCCGCTCACGCTCTTACCCAGCAACTCAACCAAGCTGCAACGGAAGTACAGCATTCTGGTGAAGCAATATGCCCTCACAGCCGAGGAATACGGCTATTGGGAGCTGTTGCGCAAAAACACGGAAAACATCGGGACTCTGTTTGACCCCTTGCCTTCCCAGCTCACGGGCAATGTGCATTGCCTGACCGATGCTTCCGAAATCATCATTGGTTTTGTAGGAGCGCAGACAATGAGTGAGCGTCGTATTTTTATCGATACCGGGCAGTTACCGCGCAACTGGTCTTTTGCCACCGGTTATGAAACGTGTGTGCTGGATACCTTGTACCGCCCCCATGAAAATCCCCCGCCCAAGATAAAACCTATTCCAACGCAGTTTTTTGCTAATGTGAGCTATACACCTATTGAAGAGTACTATATCGATGGGGACCCTTACGTCTATTATTTGTACTCATCTACTGATTGTGTGGACTGCCGCAAGCGCGGCACAAACGTAAAGCCCAGTTTCTGGCCATAA
- a CDS encoding LysM peptidoglycan-binding domain-containing protein, which translates to MKKLLLALICLLPHLLQAQTVPVPADLYLGGLHVRLTDGGRAVVQQKVDALRRHTTSFQNRVALADAYFPLIDRALQEQGVPLDFHFLALQESGLQGDAQSIHDAVGYWQFKRESAQDFGLLVNEVVDERKHILAATRAAAKYLVRSNGTYRNWLNALLSYNLGLSGARPYTLPTDAGATEMEVSEKTHPYILTFLAHKVAYEPACGQNPKPALQLQEFPAVAGQQLAQVAELLHTSPEELARHNRWLLAGATVPAGRSYTLVVPVTDPLQLTAMAVQQKQVATELIHKPQTDPENADFVRINGLRALIALPGDTKESLAKRAGLKVRKLMQYNDLFLFDNITPGQAYFVQKKRDKAAVEYHIAQPGETVAAVSQKYGVRSKAIWSKNRMARNEELRPGRLLWLQHTRPRETAVEYLPVNNPAALAAFEQSAVPAVAAAPARSPREDNTDVYSGRTASGQRVLDDSPDAEEETDSTSVTSRLSRLLKRPTGKPVAKASPPAVIKKKEAVAEEAAEAPVVAPAPAPKPAPVNRTIYTGTQNERNLPPSAPVADEPTPVEEEAVQSATPAPQEAIAVTPVATAPAPVVTPAPQPAAQPVPLATPTAAVVPPTAAQTPAAVEPVPANGMHVVQPKESLYSVARRYGLRPAELITWNNLPQNPSLRIGQTLRVVAPATDQEVVTASETAAVAPAVVPSVQHTVVKGESMYSISRKYGVTIKQIMEWNNKPDFNVKPGDKLEIKPAK; encoded by the coding sequence ATGAAAAAACTATTACTCGCTCTAATCTGCCTGCTGCCCCACCTCCTGCAGGCGCAAACTGTTCCGGTTCCGGCCGATTTATACCTGGGTGGCCTACACGTGCGCCTGACCGACGGTGGCCGTGCCGTGGTGCAGCAGAAAGTAGACGCCTTGCGCCGCCACACCACCTCCTTCCAGAACCGCGTAGCCCTGGCCGATGCGTATTTCCCGCTGATTGACCGGGCCCTGCAGGAGCAAGGAGTTCCGCTGGATTTTCACTTTCTGGCCCTGCAGGAAAGTGGGTTGCAGGGTGATGCGCAAAGTATTCATGATGCCGTAGGTTACTGGCAGTTCAAGCGCGAATCGGCGCAGGATTTTGGGCTGCTGGTGAACGAGGTGGTAGATGAGCGCAAGCACATTTTGGCCGCTACCCGGGCCGCCGCCAAGTACCTGGTGCGCAGCAACGGCACTTACCGTAACTGGCTGAATGCCCTGCTGAGCTATAACCTGGGCCTGAGTGGCGCCCGCCCCTACACGCTGCCCACCGATGCCGGGGCCACCGAAATGGAAGTTTCGGAGAAGACGCACCCGTATATTCTCACTTTCCTGGCCCACAAAGTGGCCTATGAGCCTGCCTGCGGACAAAACCCCAAGCCGGCATTGCAGCTGCAGGAGTTTCCGGCCGTAGCCGGTCAGCAGCTGGCCCAGGTAGCAGAGCTGCTGCACACCAGCCCCGAGGAGCTGGCCCGCCATAACCGCTGGCTGCTGGCCGGCGCCACCGTGCCCGCCGGCCGCAGCTACACGCTCGTGGTACCCGTCACCGATCCGCTCCAGCTGACGGCCATGGCCGTGCAGCAAAAGCAGGTGGCCACCGAGCTGATTCACAAGCCCCAGACCGACCCGGAAAACGCGGATTTTGTTCGTATCAACGGGCTGCGGGCCCTCATTGCCCTGCCCGGCGACACCAAGGAAAGCCTAGCCAAGCGCGCCGGCTTGAAGGTGCGCAAGCTGATGCAGTACAACGACTTGTTCCTGTTCGATAACATCACGCCCGGCCAGGCTTATTTCGTGCAGAAAAAGCGCGACAAAGCGGCGGTGGAATATCACATAGCCCAGCCCGGCGAGACGGTAGCGGCCGTATCGCAGAAGTATGGCGTGCGCTCCAAAGCCATCTGGAGCAAAAACCGCATGGCCCGCAACGAAGAGCTGCGCCCCGGCCGTCTGCTCTGGCTGCAGCACACCCGCCCCCGCGAAACGGCGGTAGAATATCTGCCCGTGAATAACCCGGCGGCCCTGGCAGCCTTTGAGCAGTCGGCCGTTCCGGCAGTTGCCGCAGCGCCGGCCCGCTCGCCCCGCGAGGATAACACCGACGTATACAGCGGCCGCACCGCTTCCGGCCAGCGCGTGCTCGACGACAGCCCCGATGCCGAAGAGGAAACCGACAGCACCTCGGTTACTTCGCGCCTGAGCCGGCTGCTTAAAAGGCCGACCGGCAAGCCTGTCGCCAAGGCTTCTCCTCCTGCGGTTATCAAGAAAAAGGAGGCCGTAGCCGAAGAAGCTGCTGAGGCGCCCGTAGTGGCGCCTGCTCCGGCACCCAAGCCTGCCCCAGTAAACCGCACCATTTATACCGGCACGCAGAATGAGCGCAACCTGCCGCCGTCTGCCCCGGTAGCCGATGAGCCAACACCTGTAGAAGAGGAGGCTGTTCAGTCAGCCACCCCGGCTCCGCAGGAAGCAATAGCCGTCACTCCGGTGGCTACGGCACCGGCTCCCGTTGTTACTCCAGCCCCTCAGCCGGCGGCGCAGCCAGTTCCGCTTGCCACGCCTACTGCTGCCGTGGTGCCCCCCACAGCGGCGCAAACCCCAGCGGCGGTTGAGCCGGTTCCGGCCAATGGTATGCACGTGGTGCAGCCCAAAGAAAGCCTGTACAGTGTGGCACGGCGCTACGGCCTGCGCCCGGCGGAGCTCATTACCTGGAATAATCTGCCTCAGAATCCCTCGTTGCGCATTGGCCAGACGCTGCGTGTAGTAGCACCCGCTACCGATCAGGAAGTTGTGACGGCTTCGGAAACAGCCGCCGTGGCTCCGGCCGTGGTGCCCTCAGTACAGCACACGGTGGTTAAGGGGGAGTCGATGTACAGCATTTCGCGCAAGTACGGCGTCACCATCAAGCAGATTATGGAGTGGAATAACAAGCCTGACTTCAATGTAAAACCCGGCGATAAGCTGGAAATTAAGCCTGCCAAATAA